The Oncorhynchus nerka isolate Pitt River linkage group LG24, Oner_Uvic_2.0, whole genome shotgun sequence genome has a window encoding:
- the LOC135564286 gene encoding cellular communication network factor 6-like produces the protein MQRGKMCKSKFQAKKAEKLTLSGCSITKSIEPTYCGICTDKCCCVPNKSKMVAVNFKCNGGSNVRWKMQWITSCVCQSMCDDPGDMFAELRFF, from the coding sequence ATGCAGAGAGGAAAGATGTGTAAGTCCAAGTTCCAGGCCAAGAAAGCTGAGAAGCTGACCTTGTCTGGGTGTAGCATCACCAAGAGTATCGAACCCACTTACTGCGGCATCTGCACCGACAAATGCTGCTGCGTCCCCAACAAATCCAAAATGGTGGCCGTCAACTTCAAGTGCAACGGCGGCTCCAACGTGCGCTGGAAGATGCAATGGATAACGTCCTGCGTGTGCCAGAGTATGTGCGACGACCCTGGGGACATGTTCGCAGAGCTACGCTTCTTCTAG
- the LOC115107467 gene encoding cellular communication network factor 6-like, translating into MVGSCLERKQFCQWPCKCRVKPQCAPGVSSVVDGCGCCKSCAQQIREACNERDICDPHKGMYCDFSKDQLRYEAGVCACLMAVGCDLNGVHYENGEAFQPRSLYKCTCTIVCTLAFTPCPAVLLGPAPLRSNTPLPAVLQSAPGAYRKHQQDTTYMAAMPGIC; encoded by the exons ATGGTGGGCAGCTGTCTGGAGAGGAAACAGTTCTGCCAGTGGCCCTGTAAGTGCAGGGTTAAGCCCCAGTGTGCCCCTGGGGTCAGCTCTGTGGTGGACGGCTGCGGCTGCTGTAAGAGCTGTGCCCAGCAGATCAGAGAGGCCTGCAATGAGAGGGACATCTGCGACCCCCACAAGGGCATGTACTGCGATTTCTCTAAAGACCAGCTGCGATATGAGGCCGGAGTCTGTGCTT GCTTGATGGCAGTGGGCTGTGACTTGAACGGGGTCCACTATGAGAACGGCGAGGCCTTTCAGCCCAGATCACTGTATAAGTGCACATGCACTATCGTCTGCACCCTGGCCTTCACACCCTGTCCTGCTGTTCTCCTGGGTCCTGCCCCTCTGAGGAGCAACACACCCCTGCCAGCCGTCCTCCAGAGCGCCCCCGGTGCTTATAGGAAGCACCAGCAGGATACGACCTACATGGCCGCCATGCCAGGTATATGTTAG